The Oscillospiraceae bacterium genome contains a region encoding:
- a CDS encoding MATE family efflux transporter — translation MEISEQNIMGTKPITPLLLGMSFPIMISMLVQALYNVVDSIFVARLSDAALTAVSFAYPVQMLTIAVSVGTSVGVNALLSRRLGEGNRAAAEKVAHNGILLMFVSWAVFAVFGLFGSGLFFSFFTDNPAIAVDGAAYLRTCLVFSLGMFLQICLERLIQVTGRTVFQMLSQLSGAVANIVLDPILIFGLLGAPRMGVLGAAVATVLGQTLGCIVCFVLNLKYNTEVRLHWRSLKFDRPSVRGIYDVGLPSIIMQSIGSVMNFGMNKILITFSETAVSVLGVYFKLQSFVFMPGFGLTNALVPIVGYNYGARNKERIKKSIKVSLVIMTVIMAVGTLIFQVFPGALLSMFGSGGDLARIGEPALRIISLSFLLAGVAIVFSSLFQALGEGLLSLAMSVFRQLVVLLPAAWLLSFTGSLDAVWFSFFIAEATSILLALGFFRHTYKNKIQKLDTLQFN, via the coding sequence ATGGAAATTTCCGAACAAAACATCATGGGCACAAAGCCCATCACGCCCCTTTTGCTGGGCATGTCCTTCCCCATTATGATCAGCATGCTGGTGCAGGCCCTTTACAACGTGGTCGACAGCATCTTTGTCGCCCGCCTGTCAGACGCCGCCCTCACCGCGGTGAGCTTTGCCTACCCGGTGCAGATGCTCACCATCGCCGTGTCGGTGGGCACCAGCGTGGGCGTCAACGCCCTCTTGAGCCGCCGCCTGGGCGAGGGCAACCGCGCGGCCGCCGAAAAGGTGGCCCACAACGGCATTCTGCTGATGTTTGTCAGCTGGGCCGTGTTCGCGGTGTTCGGCCTGTTCGGCTCGGGGCTGTTTTTCAGCTTTTTCACCGATAACCCGGCCATCGCGGTGGACGGCGCGGCCTACCTGCGCACCTGCCTGGTGTTCAGCCTGGGCATGTTTTTGCAGATCTGCCTGGAACGCCTGATCCAGGTCACCGGCCGCACCGTGTTCCAGATGCTCAGCCAGCTCTCGGGCGCGGTTGCCAACATCGTGCTGGACCCCATCCTCATCTTCGGCCTGCTGGGCGCGCCCCGCATGGGCGTGCTGGGGGCCGCCGTGGCCACCGTGCTGGGGCAGACCCTGGGCTGCATCGTGTGCTTTGTGCTGAACCTCAAATACAACACCGAAGTGCGGCTGCACTGGCGCAGCCTGAAATTTGACCGGCCCAGCGTGCGCGGCATCTACGACGTGGGCCTGCCCAGCATCATCATGCAGAGCATCGGCAGCGTGATGAACTTCGGCATGAACAAAATCCTCATCACCTTTTCCGAAACCGCGGTGTCGGTGCTGGGGGTATACTTCAAGCTGCAAAGCTTTGTGTTCATGCCCGGCTTCGGCCTCACCAACGCGCTCGTGCCCATCGTGGGCTACAATTACGGCGCACGCAACAAAGAGCGCATCAAAAAAAGCATCAAGGTAAGCCTTGTCATCATGACGGTCATCATGGCGGTGGGCACCCTGATCTTTCAGGTATTTCCCGGCGCGCTGCTGTCCATGTTCGGCAGCGGGGGCGATCTCGCCCGCATCGGCGAGCCCGCGCTGCGCATCATCAGCCTCAGCTTTTTGCTGGCGGGCGTGGCCATCGTGTTCAGCAGCCTGTTCCAGGCCTTGGGCGAGGGGCTTTTGAGCCTTGCCATGAGCGTGTTCCGCCAGCTGGTGGTGCTGCTGCCCGCGGCATGGCTGCTCTCCTTTACCGGCAGCCTGGACGCGGTGTGGTTCAGCTTCTTTATTGCCGAGGCCACCAGCATCCTGCTCGCGCTGGGCTTTTTCCGGCACACCTACAAAAACAAGATCCAAAAGCTCGATACCCTGCAATTCAACTGA
- a CDS encoding degV domain-containing protein, producing MKIAVVTDSNSGIFEKQAKQLGVYTLPMPFCIDGAWLYEGVDLSAAEFYEKQAAGAEITTSQPSPADVTGLWEELLKTHDQIVHIPMTSALSSGCATAQSLAQEYGGRVQVADNRRISLTQQQAVKDAALLARRGHTAAEIRRRLEEHALDASIYVTADTLKYLKKGGRVTPGAAAIGTVLNIKPVLQIQGGPVDACAKVRGMRQATEKMLDALCADLTGRFEGMPMHLGVAWSGNEELGRKWHRYVQARFPKCRVQAAPLALSIACHTGPGALGVGCFYYEE from the coding sequence ATGAAAATCGCCGTCGTGACCGACAGCAACAGCGGTATTTTTGAAAAGCAGGCAAAACAGCTGGGGGTGTATACCCTTCCGATGCCGTTTTGCATCGACGGGGCCTGGCTCTATGAGGGCGTGGACCTGAGCGCCGCCGAGTTTTACGAAAAGCAGGCGGCCGGCGCCGAGATCACCACCAGCCAGCCCAGCCCGGCGGATGTGACCGGGCTGTGGGAGGAGCTGCTGAAGACCCACGACCAGATCGTGCACATCCCCATGACCAGCGCCCTTTCCAGCGGGTGCGCCACCGCCCAAAGCCTGGCCCAGGAGTATGGCGGCCGGGTGCAGGTGGCGGACAACCGGCGCATTTCGCTCACGCAGCAGCAGGCGGTAAAGGATGCGGCGCTTTTGGCACGCCGCGGGCACACCGCGGCCGAGATCCGCCGGAGGCTGGAGGAGCACGCGCTGGACGCGAGCATTTATGTGACGGCCGACACGCTGAAATATTTAAAAAAGGGCGGACGGGTCACGCCGGGCGCCGCCGCCATTGGAACCGTGCTGAACATCAAGCCGGTACTGCAGATCCAGGGCGGGCCGGTGGACGCCTGCGCCAAGGTGCGGGGCATGCGCCAGGCGACCGAAAAAATGCTGGACGCGCTGTGCGCGGACCTGACCGGGCGCTTTGAGGGCATGCCCATGCACCTGGGGGTGGCATGGTCTGGAAACGAAGAGCTGGGCCGGAAATGGCACCGGTACGTGCAGGCGCGGTTCCCGAAATGCAGGGTGCAGGCCGCGCCGCTGGCGCTGAGCATCGCCTGCCACACCGGGCCCGGCGCGTTGGGGGTCGGGTGCTTTTATTATGAGGAATAA